One region of Acidobacteriota bacterium genomic DNA includes:
- a CDS encoding NADH-quinone oxidoreductase subunit N produces the protein MVDYVSALSIDLSLIYPEIALLAAASVILVTAFVRRIAPLAPVMAVVGLAASLYLAIEQWGDQKAGFAGMVTCDDFGVMFKLIFVLAALLSLFIAYRYLKVKGIESPEFYALLLISTMGMMVMANSTDLVVMFLGLEIMSVPLYVMAALNRRSLASNEAGIKYFIMGAFASAFLLMGIAFVFGAAETTNLRRIVADFNYISSHYRVYLYAGVALVLIGFAFKIAAVPFHTWVPDVYEGAPTPVTAFFSVAPKAAGFAVMLRIFNFGFADIGMLTGVFWVLAVLTMSVGNILALRQDNVKRMLAYSSISHAGYVLVALTVGGADAVSAAIFYLVSYTLFNLGAFAAVTVLETRSGCTCEYSELTGLSKSNPYLSATLALFMFALAGFPPTVGFFGKFYIFSAAVRAGFIPLAVIGVMNSFISVYYYLRVIKTSYFDQVEAGRSEPAVVTPSVFVVLAVAALATLGLGFFPQDLLELSRAAIFAFL, from the coding sequence ATGGTTGATTACGTTTCCGCACTCTCGATTGATCTGAGCCTGATCTACCCGGAGATTGCGCTGCTGGCGGCGGCCTCGGTGATTCTGGTCACCGCCTTCGTCAGGAGAATTGCGCCGCTGGCGCCGGTCATGGCCGTGGTAGGGCTCGCCGCCTCGCTTTACCTCGCAATCGAGCAGTGGGGTGACCAGAAGGCCGGTTTTGCCGGCATGGTGACCTGCGACGATTTCGGCGTCATGTTCAAGCTCATATTCGTGCTGGCCGCCCTGCTGTCCCTGTTCATTGCCTACCGCTATCTCAAGGTCAAGGGGATCGAGTCGCCGGAATTCTACGCCTTGCTCCTGATCTCGACCATGGGCATGATGGTCATGGCCAACAGCACCGACCTGGTCGTCATGTTTCTCGGTCTCGAGATCATGTCCGTGCCGCTGTATGTCATGGCGGCTCTCAACCGGCGCTCCCTGGCCTCAAACGAGGCGGGCATCAAGTACTTTATCATGGGTGCCTTCGCCAGTGCCTTTCTGCTGATGGGCATCGCGTTTGTCTTCGGCGCCGCCGAAACCACCAACCTGAGACGCATCGTCGCCGACTTCAACTACATCTCCAGCCATTACAGGGTCTACCTGTATGCCGGTGTCGCCCTTGTGCTGATCGGATTCGCGTTCAAGATAGCCGCAGTACCCTTTCACACCTGGGTGCCGGACGTTTACGAGGGTGCGCCCACGCCGGTGACCGCCTTCTTCTCGGTCGCCCCCAAGGCGGCCGGGTTCGCAGTAATGCTGCGCATTTTTAACTTCGGCTTTGCCGATATCGGCATGCTGACCGGGGTGTTCTGGGTTCTGGCGGTGCTTACCATGTCGGTGGGCAACATTCTGGCCCTCCGCCAGGACAACGTGAAAAGGATGCTGGCCTATTCGTCGATATCGCACGCCGGATACGTGCTGGTGGCGCTGACGGTGGGCGGCGCTGATGCCGTATCGGCGGCCATCTTCTACCTGGTCAGCTACACGCTGTTCAACCTCGGGGCGTTCGCGGCCGTAACCGTTCTGGAAACCCGCTCCGGGTGCACCTGCGAGTATTCTGAGCTGACCGGCCTGTCAAAAAGCAACCCGTACCTTTCGGCCACCCTCGCCCTGTTCATGTTCGCCCTGGCGGGTTTTCCGCCGACGGTTGGATTCTTCGGCAAATTCTACATCTTCTCCGCGGCGGTCAGGGCCGGGTTTATTCCTCTGGCCGTGATCGGCGTCATGAACTCGTTTATATCGGTTTACTACTACCTGCGGGTCATCAAGACCAGTTATTTCGATCAAGTCGAGGCGGGCCGGTCGGAGCCGGCCGTAGTGACGCCGTCCGTGTTTGTCGTCCTGGCCGTAGCTGCGCTGGCTACTCTCGGCCTCGGCTTCTTCCCGCAGGATCTTCTGGAGCTTTCACGCGCGGCCATCTTCGCCTTCCTGTAA
- the purF gene encoding amidophosphoribosyltransferase, giving the protein MIHDKCGVFGIYGNPRAAELTYLGLYALQHRGQESAGIVTSENGRFNLHKSMGEVSEVFGDRQNITRLTGSIAIGHTRYSTTGMSSLINIQPFMITNRNRNLAIVHNGNLTNSLDLKKKLDQKGSIFQTTSDTEIILHLAAVSKKKTRFERICDALARIRGAYSLLILTEDSIIAARDPRGFRPLALGTFRGSHIVASETCAFDIIGAKYVRDIEPGEVLEISKKGLRSRFLTKNSRHAFCIFEFIYFARPDSKVFGENVDKVRRRLGRLLAREHPVDADIVIGIPDSANTATLGFAEESGIKFEIGLIRNHYVGRTFIDPHQRIRDLDVKLKFNPVKGVLDGKRVVVVDDSIVRGTTSRKLVKMIRDAGAQEIHFRVSCPPIVSPCFFGIDMPTVKELIAWRIPVEKIEKYLHVDSLRYLSLEGMLSMPALPRTTFCHGCFSGKYPVRVPDINGKFRLR; this is encoded by the coding sequence ATGATTCACGATAAGTGCGGTGTCTTCGGCATTTACGGCAACCCGCGGGCTGCGGAACTGACCTATCTTGGCTTGTATGCCCTGCAGCACCGGGGACAGGAATCTGCAGGCATCGTCACTTCCGAGAACGGCCGATTCAACCTGCACAAGTCAATGGGGGAAGTGTCGGAGGTCTTTGGCGATCGCCAGAACATCACCAGGCTGACCGGCAGCATCGCGATCGGGCATACACGGTACAGCACGACCGGGATGTCGTCGCTGATCAACATCCAGCCGTTCATGATCACCAACCGCAACCGCAACCTGGCTATCGTCCACAACGGTAACCTGACAAACTCGCTTGATCTGAAGAAGAAGCTTGATCAAAAAGGCTCCATTTTCCAGACCACGTCGGACACCGAAATCATCCTGCACCTCGCGGCCGTCTCGAAGAAGAAGACGCGCTTCGAACGAATTTGCGACGCTCTGGCACGGATTCGCGGTGCCTATTCCCTGCTCATCCTCACCGAGGACAGCATCATAGCGGCCCGGGATCCGCGCGGATTCCGGCCCCTGGCCCTGGGCACGTTCCGCGGCTCACACATCGTGGCTTCGGAAACCTGTGCTTTTGACATCATCGGGGCCAAGTACGTTCGCGACATCGAACCCGGGGAGGTACTGGAGATCAGCAAGAAGGGGCTCAGGTCACGGTTCCTTACGAAAAACTCCCGGCACGCGTTCTGTATCTTCGAGTTTATCTACTTCGCCCGGCCCGACTCGAAAGTCTTCGGAGAGAACGTCGACAAAGTTCGCCGGCGCCTCGGCCGCCTGCTGGCCCGGGAACATCCAGTCGATGCCGACATCGTGATCGGCATACCGGACTCGGCCAACACCGCGACACTCGGCTTCGCCGAGGAGTCCGGGATCAAGTTCGAGATCGGCCTTATCCGAAATCACTACGTCGGGCGGACGTTCATTGACCCCCACCAGCGCATCCGTGACCTCGACGTCAAGCTTAAGTTCAACCCCGTCAAGGGGGTTCTCGACGGCAAGCGGGTGGTGGTGGTGGATGACTCGATTGTGCGCGGGACGACGTCCAGAAAGCTCGTAAAAATGATTCGGGACGCCGGGGCCCAGGAGATCCATTTCCGCGTGTCTTGCCCTCCCATCGTTTCCCCCTGTTTCTTCGGCATCGACATGCCGACGGTCAAGGAACTTATTGCCTGGCGGATTCCGGTTGAGAAGATCGAGAAGTACCTGCACGTGGATTCGCTGCGTTACCTGTCGCTGGAAGGCATGCTGTCGATGCCGGCTCTGCCCAGGACTACGTTCTGTCACGGCTGCTTCTCCGGCAAGTACCCGGTCCGGGTCCCGGACATCAACGGCAAGTTCCGGCTCCGCTGA
- a CDS encoding histidine kinase dimerization/phospho-acceptor domain-containing protein: MDNKDSNRYEILRQLALAGCQGEDLQQTGETALRLAAGLIGLQAAALYLWDEAMTVTMNAHCAETEAARERLESLEGDLFRSLRQERKLLSAYMSFGGDSPLHAFTLPLYHQERVFGAVIGIHEGAAKLVSEDAFLEALSAAIALNVAARGVEKDTAVGRDVLDKERLGAIIETAVTVNHEINNPLTAILGNVQLLLLKRQDLDQELAAKLKTIEISALKIRDVTQRLLRLTSARSVPYAEGTSMLDLSDHGKEDE, translated from the coding sequence ATGGATAACAAAGACTCAAACAGGTATGAGATTCTCCGCCAGTTGGCTCTCGCCGGCTGCCAGGGCGAAGATCTGCAGCAGACGGGCGAGACGGCGCTCCGTCTCGCGGCCGGTCTGATCGGCCTGCAAGCGGCCGCCCTGTACCTTTGGGATGAGGCCATGACGGTCACCATGAACGCCCACTGCGCCGAAACCGAGGCAGCCCGTGAAAGGCTGGAGTCGCTTGAAGGTGATCTCTTCAGATCCCTCCGGCAGGAGCGTAAGCTGCTGTCGGCTTACATGAGTTTCGGCGGAGATTCGCCGCTGCACGCATTTACTCTTCCGCTGTACCACCAGGAGCGGGTCTTCGGGGCGGTTATCGGTATTCACGAAGGGGCCGCAAAGCTGGTCAGCGAAGACGCCTTTCTGGAAGCGTTAAGCGCCGCCATCGCTCTTAATGTCGCAGCTCGGGGAGTTGAGAAGGACACGGCCGTCGGCAGGGACGTGCTGGACAAAGAACGGCTCGGGGCCATCATTGAGACCGCCGTCACGGTCAATCACGAAATCAACAACCCGCTTACTGCCATACTTGGGAACGTCCAGCTTCTTCTGTTGAAACGTCAGGATCTGGATCAGGAGCTGGCGGCGAAACTCAAGACCATCGAGATTTCGGCTCTGAAGATTCGGGACGTTACTCAAAGGCTGCTTCGGCTCACTTCCGCTCGTTCAGTGCCTTACGCGGAAGGCACCAGCATGCTGGATCTCTCTGACCACGGTAAAGAAGATGAATAA
- a CDS encoding FAD-binding oxidoreductase, translating into MRATADVVIVGGGIIGTTVAFYLARENVGQITLVEREMFLGACSTSKAAGGVRAQFNSKINIEMSMLSEKLFKRFKEDTGSDALYKQVGYMFVLSDDKDIEMHKQGYELQRSLGLDVHLVKPEDIHQYAPHVRTDDIKLATFCGDDGLADPHEFLSGYERAIRRLGVAIELETEVTGIEVTAGAISGVKTVKGDIATPLVINCTGAYSARIGRMVGADVEVKPYRRQIVTTGELDFLRPDIPMVVDVKTGLYCHKESKGLLLGWADKSVPPGFDISIDPDYTDRILELALERMPQLETAEMANEWAGLYETTPDHRAIIGWEPSVKGMFHVTGFSGHGLMHAPAAGLVTSEITAGKEPSVDIKSLSPDRFRLGELVEETNVI; encoded by the coding sequence ATGCGTGCAACAGCAGACGTGGTCATTGTCGGAGGAGGCATTATAGGCACGACCGTGGCCTTCTACCTGGCGCGCGAAAACGTGGGACAGATTACGCTCGTAGAACGGGAGATGTTTCTCGGTGCGTGCTCTACTTCCAAGGCGGCCGGCGGAGTTCGAGCCCAGTTCAATAGCAAGATCAATATCGAAATGTCCATGCTTTCCGAGAAGCTCTTCAAGCGCTTCAAGGAGGATACCGGCTCAGACGCCCTGTACAAGCAGGTGGGCTACATGTTCGTGCTGTCCGACGACAAGGACATCGAGATGCACAAGCAGGGGTACGAGTTGCAGCGTTCCCTGGGATTGGACGTACACCTGGTCAAGCCCGAGGATATCCACCAGTATGCTCCCCACGTGCGGACCGACGACATCAAGCTGGCGACCTTCTGTGGGGACGACGGGCTGGCCGACCCTCACGAGTTTCTCTCCGGCTACGAGCGCGCGATCCGCCGGCTTGGCGTGGCCATCGAACTGGAGACCGAGGTCACGGGGATCGAGGTGACCGCCGGCGCGATTTCCGGTGTTAAGACGGTCAAGGGGGATATCGCCACGCCGCTCGTGATCAACTGCACCGGGGCATACTCGGCCCGGATCGGGCGGATGGTGGGTGCCGACGTGGAGGTCAAGCCCTACCGCCGCCAGATTGTCACGACCGGCGAACTCGACTTCCTGCGCCCGGATATCCCCATGGTCGTGGATGTGAAGACCGGGCTTTATTGCCATAAGGAGTCAAAGGGCCTGTTGCTCGGCTGGGCGGATAAGTCCGTGCCGCCGGGTTTTGACATATCCATCGACCCGGACTATACGGACAGGATTCTTGAGCTGGCCCTTGAGCGCATGCCTCAGCTTGAGACGGCCGAGATGGCCAACGAGTGGGCTGGATTGTACGAGACGACCCCGGACCACCGCGCCATAATCGGCTGGGAGCCATCGGTCAAGGGCATGTTCCACGTCACCGGGTTCTCCGGACACGGGCTGATGCACGCCCCCGCCGCCGGTCTCGTGACCTCGGAGATAACGGCCGGCAAGGAGCCGTCCGTGGATATCAAGTCGCTTAGCCCCGACCGGTTTCGCCTGGGAGAACTGGTGGAAGAAACCAACGTCATCTGA
- a CDS encoding chloride channel protein, translated as MQRIATERLSRLIQISETNLLILLSVVVGLTTGFGAIGFILLIEYFNSLFFGLTDQILVTAVGFANWGGYKFWLPLIPMLGGLLAGPIVFKYATEARGHGVPEVMNAVARLGGIIRPRVAFAKTIASAICIGSGGSAGREGPIVQIGSAFGSTIGQLFRMPGERVKVLVGCGAAAGIAAVFNAPIAGVIFSLEIILGDFAIKTFAPVILSSVVASVVSRWFLGNHPAFEVPSYSLVSPWEIPLYVVMGVAVGALAVLFTRSLGRFEDFFENLHMANWTKPALGGLILGGLAVFFPQVLADGYHTISLTLHGSMAVWLMVILIFAKIVATSLTLGSGNSGGIFAPSLFMGAVAGGSFGVLMNYLFPGVTATPGAYAVVGMAGMVAGTTHAPITAMLIIYEMTWDYRIILPLMVTVVFSALVAGRLYPHSIYTAKLFKRGIDIRGGRDVNVLRSLQVSEVMDTDFETIRASTTLLEILHKIELSKETYFVVEGNEGKLKGVISFQDIRNLLTHDELDYLVIAQDLVVSDTVVLDITDDLEHAQKLFGQRGVGLIPVVRKDNPGKVIGVVRRDDLVGYYNKRLLETIRR; from the coding sequence ATGCAAAGAATAGCCACTGAAAGACTCTCGCGGCTGATACAAATCTCGGAAACCAACCTTCTGATCCTGCTGTCAGTAGTCGTCGGCCTTACGACCGGTTTCGGGGCGATCGGGTTTATTCTGCTCATAGAGTATTTTAACTCCCTGTTCTTCGGGCTGACTGACCAGATCCTGGTCACGGCGGTCGGGTTTGCCAACTGGGGCGGGTATAAGTTCTGGCTGCCGTTGATTCCGATGCTCGGCGGCCTGCTGGCCGGACCCATCGTCTTCAAGTACGCCACCGAGGCCCGGGGTCACGGCGTGCCGGAAGTAATGAACGCGGTCGCCCGGCTCGGCGGCATTATCAGACCCCGCGTTGCCTTCGCCAAGACCATTGCTTCCGCCATCTGCATCGGATCAGGCGGGTCGGCGGGCCGTGAGGGGCCGATTGTGCAGATCGGCTCAGCGTTCGGCTCGACCATCGGCCAACTGTTCCGGATGCCCGGCGAGCGGGTCAAGGTGCTGGTCGGCTGTGGGGCGGCCGCCGGAATTGCAGCCGTGTTTAATGCCCCTATCGCAGGCGTTATCTTTTCGCTGGAAATAATCCTGGGTGACTTTGCCATCAAGACATTTGCCCCCGTCATCCTCTCCTCGGTCGTGGCTTCCGTTGTCAGTCGATGGTTTCTCGGAAACCACCCCGCTTTTGAGGTGCCGAGTTATTCGCTTGTTTCGCCCTGGGAAATACCCCTGTACGTGGTGATGGGAGTGGCGGTGGGTGCGCTGGCGGTACTGTTCACCCGCTCGCTGGGCCGTTTCGAGGATTTCTTTGAAAACCTGCATATGGCCAACTGGACCAAGCCGGCTCTGGGCGGCCTGATTCTCGGCGGCCTGGCAGTGTTCTTTCCGCAGGTGCTGGCCGACGGTTATCACACGATTTCGCTCACCCTTCACGGCAGCATGGCTGTCTGGCTGATGGTGATTCTGATATTTGCGAAAATCGTGGCCACCTCGCTCACGCTTGGCTCCGGAAACTCCGGCGGCATCTTTGCCCCGTCCCTGTTCATGGGTGCGGTGGCCGGGGGATCTTTCGGCGTCCTGATGAACTACCTGTTCCCGGGGGTCACCGCCACGCCGGGCGCCTACGCCGTGGTGGGGATGGCGGGCATGGTGGCCGGTACGACTCACGCCCCCATCACGGCCATGCTGATTATCTACGAAATGACCTGGGATTACCGTATCATTCTCCCGCTGATGGTTACGGTGGTGTTCTCAGCCCTGGTGGCCGGTCGGCTATACCCGCACTCCATTTACACGGCCAAGCTGTTCAAGCGGGGGATCGACATTCGCGGTGGTCGCGATGTCAACGTCCTGCGCTCGCTGCAGGTCAGTGAGGTCATGGATACGGATTTCGAAACGATCCGAGCCTCCACGACCCTGCTGGAAATCCTGCATAAGATAGAACTCTCGAAGGAGACCTACTTTGTCGTTGAAGGCAACGAAGGCAAGCTCAAGGGCGTCATCTCCTTTCAGGATATCCGCAACCTCCTGACCCACGACGAACTGGACTACCTCGTGATCGCTCAGGACTTGGTGGTATCGGATACGGTGGTGCTTGACATCACCGACGATCTGGAACACGCGCAAAAACTGTTCGGCCAGCGCGGCGTGGGGCTTATCCCCGTGGTACGCAAGGACAATCCGGGTAAGGTGATCGGTGTTGTCCGGCGCGATGACCTGGTCGGCTACTACAACAAGCGATTGCTCGAAACGATCCGCAGGTAA
- a CDS encoding HlyD family efflux transporter periplasmic adaptor subunit: MPGYAKLRDDLVSSRMTVAGQTVYTLKDPVGGRYFRLREPEFWLVHQLDGRTEPERIASRFRERFQLNISAADVQAFVDQLEELLFLESSRSEQLVSRAGYRTSSGRSLAGRIFYLKLKAFSPGRLLDRLTALYRPLHRPGWFVVQGVVIVIGLAVLWANAGRFAVDPAGIYNVTSIAAIVLSIFILVTFHEFAHAVVCRYYGGQVREIGFLLMYFQPCFYCDISDAWLFEKKSHRLAVTIAGPYFQLVLMAAAVIIWRVATPGTAVSEVSRLVVIVSLVSYLFNFNPLIKLDGYYLLSDWLDIPNLRQKSFSYLGYLLKRGILGWPVESPGVTRRERRIFTLYAILSLAYTGFLITYILFLAGRFLLEKVGGTGLVLLLTILLFVFRHSVIGLGRGVVRHLAYMKRILRKPLRLASYVAVFAVVLVGSLAVPFPQRVSGDVIVRPIAEFTLSLSQAGLLETNLRFGGEKPESRSSFLQMTSNEMAVLDLAPLVQDGQRVRPGDTIALLTSNQITREITSAQAELDGLEGELALLQAPPKAEEVAEAAAGVTAAQAYHDQQLREYERVKQLVEKKLETAEKLEAAGAALDIARAEVANKTSRLRLLQSPPRPEEEAVLRHGIDKQKANLDFLTQQAEAQMVVTPIGGTVSTRADGNEILKVANHNTVELTVPVSDFDITLVRTGQSTAVKVRSYPQRMFVGRVIRISEEAEAGSDKSYFPVSVVLDNDDGLLRSGMSGYAKIEVGRASLAGLAARKLTSLLRVEFWSWW; this comes from the coding sequence ATGCCGGGATACGCCAAGCTTCGGGACGATCTGGTTTCCTCCCGGATGACCGTCGCGGGTCAGACCGTTTATACGCTGAAGGACCCGGTGGGAGGCCGATACTTCCGGCTCCGCGAGCCGGAGTTCTGGCTTGTCCATCAGCTTGACGGCCGCACCGAGCCTGAGAGGATCGCCTCGAGATTCAGGGAACGGTTCCAACTGAACATAAGCGCGGCCGACGTGCAGGCGTTTGTCGACCAACTGGAAGAGCTGCTGTTTCTGGAGAGCAGCCGGTCAGAACAACTGGTGTCGCGGGCTGGCTACCGAACCTCCTCGGGTCGGTCGCTGGCCGGCCGCATATTTTACCTGAAGCTCAAAGCGTTCAGCCCGGGGCGGCTGCTTGACCGGCTGACGGCTCTCTATCGTCCCCTTCACCGGCCCGGCTGGTTTGTCGTGCAGGGTGTAGTAATCGTGATTGGTCTTGCTGTGCTGTGGGCCAACGCCGGGCGGTTCGCGGTCGATCCGGCCGGGATCTACAACGTAACCTCGATTGCCGCTATCGTTCTGTCGATATTCATCCTGGTTACATTCCATGAGTTCGCGCATGCGGTTGTCTGCCGGTACTACGGGGGACAGGTGCGTGAAATCGGTTTCCTGCTAATGTATTTCCAGCCTTGCTTCTACTGCGACATTTCGGACGCCTGGCTCTTCGAGAAGAAGTCGCATCGCCTCGCGGTGACGATTGCCGGTCCGTATTTTCAGCTTGTGCTGATGGCGGCTGCGGTGATCATCTGGCGGGTCGCTACGCCGGGCACGGCCGTCAGCGAGGTTTCCCGCCTGGTGGTTATAGTGAGCCTGGTCAGTTACCTGTTCAATTTCAACCCGCTGATCAAGCTCGACGGGTACTATTTGCTGTCGGACTGGCTTGATATTCCCAACCTTCGCCAGAAGTCATTCTCGTACCTCGGCTACCTGCTCAAACGGGGAATCCTGGGCTGGCCGGTGGAGTCACCGGGGGTCACCCGGCGGGAGCGCAGGATCTTTACACTGTACGCTATCCTGTCGCTGGCCTATACCGGCTTCCTGATTACCTATATTCTCTTCCTGGCAGGGCGTTTTTTGCTGGAAAAGGTGGGCGGAACAGGGCTCGTATTGTTGTTGACGATCCTGTTGTTTGTGTTTAGACATAGTGTGATCGGCCTGGGCCGCGGTGTTGTCCGGCACCTTGCGTATATGAAAAGAATACTGAGAAAACCGTTGCGGCTGGCCTCGTACGTGGCCGTGTTTGCCGTCGTGCTGGTCGGGTCGTTGGCCGTGCCCTTCCCGCAGCGCGTCTCGGGTGATGTTATCGTTCGCCCCATCGCTGAGTTCACCCTGTCGCTGTCTCAGGCCGGCTTGCTGGAGACCAATCTTCGTTTCGGCGGCGAGAAACCAGAATCGCGTTCCAGCTTTCTGCAGATGACGTCCAACGAGATGGCTGTGCTTGACCTGGCGCCCCTTGTGCAGGACGGCCAGAGGGTACGTCCGGGCGATACCATTGCCCTGCTGACCTCCAACCAGATTACGCGGGAGATAACGAGCGCCCAGGCAGAACTTGACGGGCTCGAAGGCGAATTGGCGTTGCTGCAGGCGCCGCCAAAGGCGGAGGAGGTCGCCGAGGCAGCGGCTGGCGTGACCGCAGCACAAGCCTACCACGACCAGCAACTTCGCGAGTATGAGCGAGTGAAGCAACTGGTGGAGAAAAAGCTCGAGACCGCAGAGAAACTGGAAGCAGCCGGAGCGGCCCTGGATATCGCCCGGGCGGAGGTGGCCAACAAGACGTCACGCCTGCGGCTTCTGCAGTCGCCGCCCCGTCCCGAGGAGGAAGCGGTACTCCGGCACGGAATCGATAAGCAAAAGGCCAACCTGGACTTCCTTACCCAGCAGGCCGAGGCGCAGATGGTTGTGACCCCTATCGGCGGCACGGTCTCCACCCGCGCGGACGGCAACGAAATTCTCAAGGTGGCCAATCACAACACCGTGGAGCTGACCGTGCCCGTATCCGATTTCGACATCACACTCGTGCGCACCGGTCAATCGACGGCGGTAAAGGTACGATCATACCCGCAGCGCATGTTTGTCGGACGTGTCATACGCATATCGGAGGAGGCCGAGGCCGGCAGCGACAAGTCGTATTTCCCGGTCTCCGTTGTTCTTGACAACGATGACGGGCTGTTGCGTTCCGGTATGTCGGGTTATGCAAAGATCGAGGTTGGCAGAGCGTCTCTGGCCGGCCTGGCGGCACGCAAACTCACGTCGCTGCTTCGAGTCGAATTCTGGTCCTGGTGGTGA